The following proteins are co-located in the Trichomycterus rosablanca isolate fTriRos1 chromosome 14, fTriRos1.hap1, whole genome shotgun sequence genome:
- the LOC134326221 gene encoding zinc finger protein 271-like gives MEQRPLPPPPSRLLLLHRHVAQRRQPNSHAAQEEGNVCSQCGKSFRFLSHLKIHQRIHTGEKPYQCSQCGKSFNTQSDLKKHQRIHTGEKPYQCSQCGKSFFTQSSLKIHQRIHTGEKPYQCAQCEKSFITQGNLKKHQHIHTGEKPYQCSQCGKSFNQQSDLKRHQRIHTGEKPYQCSQCEKSFNQQSALKTHKRIHTGEKPYQCSQCGKSFNQQSDLKTHQRIHTGEKPYQCSQCEKSFNQQSALKTHKRIHTGEKPYQCLQCGKSFNQQNELKRHQRIHTGEKPYQCSQCGKSFNIKSNLKLHQCIHTGEKPYQCSQCGKSFNTQSHFKIHQRVHTGEKPYQCSQCGKSFNTQSHFKIHQRVHTGEKPYQCLQCGKSFNIKSNLKIHQRVHTGEKPYQCSQCGKGFNQQSAFIIHQRIHTGDKPFQCLQCGKSFNIKSELKIHQRIQSEEKPYQCSLCGKSFNTMSELKIHQHIHSGEKLYQCLQCGKSFNQQSQNTQAHLHWRETIWVLTVWKEF, from the exons ATGGAGCAGCGCCCcctcccccctcccccctctcgTCTTTTGTTGTTGCACCGTCACGTGGCTCAGCGGCGCCAGCCAAACAGCCATGCAG cacaggaagaaggaaacgtctgctcacagtgtgggaagagcttcaggttcctgagtcatctcaaaatacaccagcgcattcacacaggagagaaaccatatcaatgctcacagtgtggaaagagttttaatacacagagtgatctcaaaaaacaccagcgcattcacactggagagaaaccgtatcagtgctcacagtgtgggaagagtttttttacacagtctagtctcaaaatccaccagcgcattcacactggagagaaaccgtatcagtgtgcacagtgtgaaaagagttttattacacagggtaatctcaaaaaacaccagcacattcacactggagagaaaccgtatcagtgttcacagtgtggaaagagttttaatcaacagagtgatttgaaaagacaccagcgcattcacactggagagaaaccctatcagtgctcacagtgtgagaagagttttaatcaacagagtgctctcaaaacacacaagcgcattcacactggagagaaaccgtatcagtgttcacagtgtggaaagagttttaatcaacagagtgatttgaaaacacaccagcgcattcacactggagagaaaccctatcagtgctcacagtgtgagaagagttttaatcaacagagtgctctcaaaacacacaagcgcattcacactggagagaaaccgtatcagtgcttacagtgtggaaagagttttaatcaacagaatgagttgaaaagacaccagcgcattcacactggagagaaaccgtatcagtgctcacagtgtggaaagagttttaatataaagagtaatctcaaattacaccagtgcattcacactggagagaaaccttatcagtgctcacagtgtggaaagagttttaatacacagagtcattttaaaatacaccagcgcgttcacactggagagaaaccttatcagtgctcacagtgtggaaagagttttaatacacagagtcattttaaaatacaccagcgcgttcacactggagagaaaccgtatcagtgcttacagtgtggaaagagttttaatattaagagtaatctcaaaatacaccagcgcgttcacactggagagaaaccgtatcagtgctcacagtgtgggaagggttttaatcaac agagtgctttcataattcaccagcgcattcacactggagataaaccgtttcagtgcttacagtgtggaaagagttttaatataaagagtgagcttaaaatacaccagcgcattcaaagtgaagagaaaccgtatcagtgctcactgtgtgggaagagttttaatacaatgagtgagcttaaaatacaccagcacattcacagtggggagaaactgtatcagtgtttacagtgtggaaagagttttaatcaacagagtcaaaacacacaagcgcatttacactggagagaaaccatatgggtgctcacagtgtggaaagagttttaa